The proteins below are encoded in one region of Micromonospora sp. DSM 45708:
- a CDS encoding TldD/PmbA family protein produces the protein MSDERDLAARVVELVRRAAGPGAEAEVLVTRSDLALTRFANSFIHQNVAETGTAVRLRLHVDGRTAAGGGNRVDADGLAALVDRTRAAARLAPPDPAWPGLTAPTPVPAGPAVDEATAFASPDERAARVRAFVDAVEGLEAAGYCRTAYRSGAFANSAGHSVVGRAAEAALDGIARAGGADGVARHCADRLADLDGAALGARAAAKARAAADPVELPPGHYEVVLEPAAVADLLQNLAWFGFNGKRHAERQSFAEPGAAQFDPAVTLVDDPLHASTLPFDLEGTPRRALTLVRAGTTGAVAHDRRSGAAAGTGSTGHGMAGGSTFGPIPSNIRLLPAGADPGATVDGPAGTVGAGVTGAVGDPDTAVLVAGVRRGLLVSDFWYTRVLDPKQLVVTGLTRNGVWLVEDGVPVRAVRDFRFTESYPRALGPGRVLGLGRRPDRQPDRSDGSWWEAPAARLSSWNFTGGASG, from the coding sequence ATGAGCGACGAGCGGGACCTCGCGGCCCGGGTGGTGGAGTTGGTCCGGCGCGCGGCCGGGCCGGGCGCCGAGGCCGAGGTGCTGGTGACCCGGTCCGATCTGGCGCTGACCCGGTTCGCCAACTCGTTCATCCACCAGAACGTGGCCGAGACGGGCACCGCGGTGCGGCTGCGGCTGCACGTCGACGGCCGGACCGCCGCGGGCGGCGGCAACCGGGTCGACGCCGACGGGCTGGCCGCGCTGGTCGACCGCACCCGGGCGGCGGCCCGGCTCGCCCCGCCCGACCCGGCCTGGCCGGGCCTCACCGCGCCGACGCCGGTGCCGGCCGGTCCGGCCGTCGACGAGGCCACCGCGTTCGCGTCGCCCGACGAGCGGGCCGCCCGGGTCCGCGCGTTCGTGGACGCGGTCGAGGGGTTGGAGGCGGCCGGCTACTGCCGCACGGCGTACCGGTCCGGCGCGTTCGCCAACTCGGCCGGGCACTCGGTGGTGGGCCGGGCCGCCGAGGCGGCGCTGGACGGCATCGCCCGTGCCGGCGGCGCGGACGGGGTGGCCCGCCACTGCGCGGACCGCCTGGCCGACCTGGACGGCGCCGCGCTCGGCGCCCGCGCCGCGGCCAAGGCGCGGGCCGCGGCCGACCCGGTGGAGCTGCCGCCGGGGCACTACGAGGTGGTGCTCGAACCGGCCGCCGTGGCCGACCTGCTCCAGAACCTCGCCTGGTTCGGCTTCAACGGCAAGCGGCACGCCGAACGCCAGTCCTTCGCCGAGCCGGGCGCGGCCCAGTTCGACCCGGCGGTGACGCTTGTCGACGATCCGCTGCACGCCTCGACGCTGCCGTTCGACCTGGAGGGCACGCCCCGGCGGGCGCTCACTCTGGTGCGGGCCGGCACCACCGGGGCGGTGGCGCACGACCGGCGCAGCGGCGCCGCGGCGGGCACCGGGTCCACCGGGCACGGCATGGCCGGCGGGTCGACGTTCGGCCCGATCCCCAGCAACATCCGCCTGCTGCCGGCGGGCGCCGACCCGGGCGCGACCGTCGACGGTCCGGCCGGGACGGTGGGCGCGGGGGTGACCGGGGCGGTGGGCGACCCGGACACGGCGGTCCTGGTGGCCGGCGTGCGACGCGGGCTGCTGGTCAGCGACTTCTGGTACACGCGGGTGCTGGACCCGAAGCAACTGGTCGTCACCGGCCTGACGCGTAACGGCGTCTGGCTCGTCGAGGACGGCGTACCGGTGCGGGCGGTGCGCGACTTCCGGTTCACCGAGTCCTACCCGCGTGCGTTGGGGCCGGGCCGGGTGCTCGGCCTGGGCCGGCGGCCGGACCGGCAGCCGGACCGGTCCGACGGCTCCTGGTGGGAGGCGCCGGCGGCACGGCTGTCCTCGTGGAACTTCACCGGCGGGGCGTCCGGCTGA
- a CDS encoding TldD/PmbA family protein — protein sequence MGFDAATAAVQAALDAGARYADARVMHRRYESMSARNGDIEELAQHESIGLGVRALVGSGWGFHAVPELSDAAARDAGRRAAAIAAASARVPGPPIDLVPVGAAVASWASECAVDPLGVPLSDKGDLLVGATATMREHGADLAEGLYQVWDTTKWFVSSEGHRIDQHIRECGGGISATSIGDGETQRRSYPSYRGQYGTTGWELVTALDLAAHAARIAEESRELLSAPECPAGETDLILGGEQLALQIHESVGHAIELDRILGWEAAFAGTSWLDLTRLGSLRYGSELMNVTIDPTIPGALGSFGFDDEGSPAVRRDAVREGRWVGVLAGRDSAAVAGLDYGGSVRADGWARLPMVRMTNVGLEPGPHTLDEIIAATDDGVLMDVNRSWSIDDKRLNFQFGCEVGWEVRNGRRGRMLRNPTYTGIGPVFWRSMDMLSSETVAWGTPNCGKGQPGQVGHTGHPAAPARFRGVRVGVRA from the coding sequence ATGGGATTCGATGCGGCGACCGCCGCCGTGCAGGCCGCCCTCGACGCGGGAGCCCGCTACGCGGACGCCCGGGTGATGCACCGCCGCTACGAGTCGATGTCGGCGCGCAACGGCGACATCGAGGAGCTGGCCCAGCACGAGAGCATCGGCCTGGGGGTGCGCGCGCTGGTCGGCTCCGGCTGGGGCTTCCACGCCGTACCCGAGTTGTCCGACGCCGCGGCCCGCGACGCCGGCCGGCGCGCCGCGGCGATCGCCGCCGCGAGCGCGCGGGTCCCCGGCCCACCGATCGACCTGGTGCCGGTCGGGGCGGCGGTGGCGAGCTGGGCCTCGGAGTGCGCGGTCGACCCGCTCGGGGTGCCGCTGTCGGACAAGGGCGACCTGCTGGTCGGCGCCACCGCGACGATGCGGGAGCACGGCGCCGACCTGGCCGAGGGGCTCTACCAGGTCTGGGACACCACGAAGTGGTTCGTCTCCAGCGAGGGCCACCGGATCGACCAGCACATCCGGGAGTGCGGCGGCGGCATCTCCGCCACCTCGATCGGTGACGGCGAGACGCAGCGACGGTCCTACCCGAGCTACCGCGGGCAGTACGGCACCACCGGCTGGGAGCTGGTCACCGCGCTCGACCTGGCCGCGCACGCCGCCCGGATCGCCGAGGAGTCCCGCGAGCTGCTCAGCGCGCCGGAGTGCCCGGCCGGCGAGACCGACCTGATCCTCGGCGGCGAGCAGCTCGCGTTGCAGATCCACGAGTCGGTCGGGCACGCGATCGAGCTGGACCGCATCCTCGGCTGGGAGGCGGCGTTCGCCGGCACGTCCTGGCTCGACCTGACCCGCCTCGGCTCGCTGCGCTACGGCTCCGAGCTGATGAACGTGACCATCGACCCGACCATCCCGGGCGCGCTGGGCAGCTTCGGCTTCGACGACGAGGGCTCACCGGCGGTCCGGCGGGACGCGGTCCGCGAGGGGCGGTGGGTCGGGGTGCTCGCCGGCCGGGACTCGGCCGCCGTCGCCGGCCTGGACTACGGCGGCAGCGTACGCGCCGACGGCTGGGCCCGGCTGCCGATGGTGCGGATGACGAACGTGGGCCTGGAACCGGGCCCGCACACACTCGACGAGATCATCGCGGCCACCGACGACGGGGTGCTGATGGACGTCAACCGCTCCTGGTCGATCGACGACAAGCGGCTCAACTTCCAGTTCGGCTGCGAGGTCGGCTGGGAGGTGCGCAACGGCCGACGGGGGCGGATGCTGCGCAACCCCACCTACACCGGCATCGGGCCGGTCTTCTGGCGTTCGATGGACATGCTCTCCTCCGAGACCGTCGCGTGGGGCACACCCAACTGCGGCAAGGGGCAGCCGGGCCAGGTCGGGCACACCGGCCATCCGGCCGCACCGGCCCGGTTCCGCGGCGTCCGGGTGGGGGTGCGGGCATGA
- a CDS encoding ABC transporter ATP-binding protein → MGRSETVPSGKPDRPEVPEQRSGEAPYLQVRDLRVRFDTEDGVVRAVDGVSFAVERGRTLGIVGESGSGKSVTSLAVLGLHDARRATISGEIWVGGRQLVGLAEEQVRRLRGRDMAMIFQDPLSALHPYFTIGRQIAEAYRVHHPGAGRREARARAVDMLGRVGIPQPGRRFEQYPHEFSGGMRQRAMIAMALVNDPDLLIADEPTTALDVTVQAQILDLLADLQEEFRSAIVLITHDLGVVSQVADDVLVMYGGRAVEQGGVARVLRSPQHPYTWGLLSSVPSLRGDADADLVPIPGNPPSLIHLPSGCAFHPRCRYADDRSRAEVPELRDAGQAGHRVACHLPADERTRIYQQDVAQVGVAR, encoded by the coding sequence ATGGGCAGGTCGGAAACGGTGCCGTCCGGGAAGCCGGACCGCCCCGAGGTGCCGGAACAGCGCTCCGGCGAAGCGCCCTATCTCCAGGTCAGGGACCTGCGGGTGCGGTTCGACACCGAGGACGGTGTGGTCAGGGCCGTGGATGGGGTGTCGTTCGCCGTTGAGCGGGGTCGGACGTTGGGGATCGTGGGGGAGTCCGGTTCGGGTAAGAGCGTCACGTCGTTGGCGGTCCTGGGGCTGCACGATGCGCGGCGGGCCACCATCTCGGGGGAGATCTGGGTGGGTGGGCGTCAGCTTGTCGGCCTTGCGGAGGAGCAGGTGCGGCGGCTGCGGGGCCGGGACATGGCGATGATCTTTCAGGATCCGTTGTCGGCGTTGCATCCCTACTTCACGATCGGTAGGCAGATCGCGGAGGCGTATCGGGTGCATCATCCGGGGGCCGGCCGTCGGGAGGCGCGGGCGCGGGCGGTGGACATGTTGGGTCGGGTGGGGATTCCGCAGCCGGGTCGGCGGTTCGAGCAGTACCCGCACGAGTTTTCCGGTGGGATGCGGCAGCGGGCGATGATCGCGATGGCGTTGGTCAACGATCCGGATCTGCTGATCGCCGACGAGCCGACGACGGCGTTGGACGTGACGGTGCAGGCGCAGATCCTGGATCTGTTGGCGGATCTTCAGGAGGAGTTCCGGTCGGCGATCGTGTTGATCACCCACGATCTGGGTGTGGTGTCGCAGGTGGCTGATGACGTTCTCGTCATGTATGGGGGGCGGGCGGTCGAGCAGGGTGGTGTGGCGCGGGTGTTGCGGTCGCCGCAGCATCCGTACACGTGGGGTCTGTTGTCGAGTGTGCCGTCGTTGCGCGGTGACGCGGACGCGGACCTGGTGCCGATCCCGGGTAACCCGCCGAGCCTGATCCATCTTCCGTCGGGGTGCGCGTTTCATCCGCGCTGCCGCTACGCCGACGACCGGTCCCGCGCGGAGGTGCCCGAGTTGCGTGACGCCGGTCAGGCGGGGCATCGGGTGGCCTGCCACCTGCCGGCCGACGAGCGGACCCGCATCTACCAGCAGGACGTCGCGCAGGTGGGGGTGGCCCGATGA